CTCGTGAATAGCGGCTCAGCGCGAACTCAGCCGGCGAGTCGTTCATCACGACGATGTGGCCCATGCCCGCCGCCGTCGCGCCGCCGCCGATGCCTTGCGCGTCGAACACGTCGACCCGCATGCCGAGCGCCGCCAGTTCCGCCGCGCACGCCGCGCCGACAATCCCTGCGCCAACGATCAACACGTCCGCCGTCATGCCGTGCGGATGCCCCACGCGAACGGATCGCGCTCGTCGAAGCACAGGCGCGCCTGCGCGGTAATGTAGGCGTGGCCGGTGATGGTGGGAATCACGTGGACGCCGTCGCCGGCATGGCGATAGCTCGCCTCGAATACGCTGCCGATAATGCTCTCCTGCCGCCACACCGCGCCTTCGGCCAGTTTGCCGTCGGCCGCGAGGCAGGCCACCTTGGCGCTCGTGCCGGTGCCGCATGGCGAGCGGTCGTACGCATTGCCGGGACAAAGCACGAAGCTGCGGCTGTCGATGCCGTCGCGCGAACCGGGAGCGAAGAGCTCGATGTGGTCGATCAACGCACCCCCGGCGCCGGTGATGCGTTGCGCGATCAGCGCGTCGCGGATCGCCCCACTGAACGCCGTCAATTCGCCGATACGCGAGGCCTCCAGCACGCGTCCATGGTCGGCGACGAGAAAGAACCAGTTGCCGCCCCAGCCGATATCGCCGCTCAACACGCCGTGCCCCGGCACGTCTACCCGCACGGACTCGCGATAGCGACAGGCCGGCACATTGCGCACGGCCACGCTGCCATCCTCGTTGAGCGTCGCTTCGACGATGCCGACCGGCGTCTCGATCCGATGACGCCCCGGCCCGATCCGTCCCAGGTGGGCGAGCGAGACGATGAGACCGATCGTGCCGTGCCCACACATGCCGAGATAGCCGACGTTGTTGAAAAAGATCACGCCGGCCGCGCACGTGGGGTCATCGGGCTCGCACAGCAGCGCGCCCACCACCACGTCCGAACCGCGCGGTTCGGTGACGATGCCCGCGCGCCAGTCGTCGAACTGCGTGCGCAATACGTCGAGCCGTTGCGCCAGCGTGCCGCCGCCGAGATCCGGGCCGCCCGACACCACGAGGCGGGTCGGTTCACCGCCGGTGTGCGAGTCGATAATGTCCAAGGTTTTCATGATGCTCATGGTAGAAACGGCGAACCGCCGAGTCTTGGTGCGCTTGCGCGCGGATTGTGACGATTTCGGCATAGTCATGCGATAGCGCGTCGGCTTCGGGGGTTCGGCATGGACAAAGCCGGAAAAGTCCGCCGGACGTGCAACGGGCGCGACCCGGCGTAGATCGCGTCGCGCCAGCCATGCGCTTCAACGCGTCCCGCTTCGCATCCCAAAATAAGGGATTCGCATTGAGCCGGCGACGCTTCAGGCAAAGCGCCTATGCTGAAATCGTCATGCGCCGCGCGCGATTCACGCAAGACGGCACGATTTTCCCTGCTTACACTGCGCTTGAACACATCACACTCAGGAGAGCAGTCGTGGCGCATATCTGGGAAGGCGTATTGCCCGCAGTCACCACCAAATTCAACGCGGATTTCAGCATAGACCGCGCATGGACCGGGAAGAATATCGAGGCGCAGATCGAAGCGGGGGTGGACGGCATCATCGTGTGCGGATCGCTGGGCGAAGCGTCCACGCTCTCGCTGGATGAAAAGCTGCAGGTGCTCGACATCGCCGTCGAGGCTTCGCGTGGCCGCGTGCCGGTCCTCTTGACGATCGCCGAAAACAGCACGCTCGACGCCTGCCGCCAGGCCGAAGCGGGCAGCCGCCATGGCGCGGCCGGTTACATGGTGCTGCCGGGGCTGCGCTATCTGTCGGACCGCCGCGAGACGCTGCACCATTTCCGCAGCGTCGCCGATGCGAGCGCGCTGCCCTTGATGATCTATAACAATCCGCTCGCCTATGGCGTCGACATGACGCCCGACATGTTCGCGGAAATCGCCGACGAGAAGAAGATCGTCGCGATCAAGGAATCATGCGGTGACGTGCGGCGCGTGACCGACCTCATCAACGCGGTCGGCGACCGTTTCGCGATTCTTTGCGGGGTGGACAATCTCGCCATGGAAGCCATATTGATGGGCGCACATGGCTGGGTGGCCGGTCTCGTTTGCGCATTTCCGCGGGAGACGGTGGTGATCTACAAGCTGCTGAAGGCGGGACGCCTCGAAGAAGCGCGGACGATCTACCGCTGGTTCGCGCCGCTGCTCGCGCTCGACGTCTCGGCGAAGCTGGTGCAGAACATCAAGCTCGCCGAAGCGATCGTCGGACTGGGCACGGAGCCGGTGCGCCCGCCGCGCTTGCCGCTGGCCGGCGACGAACGCAAAGCGGTCGAGGCGTTGATTCGCAAGGCAATCGAAACGCGGCCCGCGCTGCCGCAGATCTGACCGGAGCGGGTCCGCTTCAGGCCGCCTGCCTCTCGACGTCGGAGTCGGAGTCGGAGTCGGAGTCGGCGGATTCGCCGTGGCGCAGATGCAGCAGCCTGTAGCCGCTTTTATAAACCGGCTGCAGCCGGAACTCGTTTTGCGGCTCGATCTCCAACAGCAGGCGCAGCCGCGAAACGTGGCTGTCGATCGTACGGGTGAACTCGCGGAACTCGCGGCCCCATACCATCGCGAAAATGTGATCGCGCGACAGCACACGGCCGATATTGGAGAAGAATAGCGACGCCAGCCGGTACTGGGTGCCGGACAGTTGGACCGGCTGGCCGCGCAGCATGACGAGTTGGCGGCGTGTGTCGAAATGGTACGGGCCCACATCGAAACTCGAGGCGCTGAACCGGTCCGGATATGCGCGCCGCAGTAGCGCCGCGACCCGCTCGCGAAACTCGGCCGCGCGCAGCGGCAACCCGACATAGTCGTCCGCGCCGGCGACGAAGGCACGCACGACGTGCTCCTCCGCCATGTCCGCCGATGCGAACATCACCGGCAGACGGTCGCCGCCCGCCGAGCGCGCCGCCCGCAAAACCTCGGCGCCGGACAGGCGCAGACCCTGCCAGTCCAGCACCAGCATATCCACGGTGGAGCGCGCGAGCATTCTCGACATGCTCAGGCCGTCGTCGAAAGCCGTGCAGGTGTGGCTGGCAGTCGTCAGGACCTTTTCGATCGACTGACGCATGACCGGGTCACGTTGAAGAATGGCAATGCGCATGGGATGACTCTTAACTGATAGCTCGGACGCGATTCTCAGAGGCAGGCCCGCGCCGTCCCATAGGAGCAATCCTAATTTACATATGAATCCGTTGCCCCCGGCACCACCGCCGCGCATTCCCGCACCCGGTTGCGACAATTCTCAAGGCGCCTTCGTCAATGCCTCGAAAAAGCGCGTTCCGGGGAACTTTTCCAGTCCAATTAAGCACTTCCCGAAACGGTCCGCTTTCATCCTGTAAAATCCCCGCCTGGCCCCAGTCGTCACCGTGCCGGCCCTATCCGGGCCGGCGCGCCGGTGTCCCGTGCTCTACCCAGCGCTTGCCACACTTCTCGCCCGACGACCGCCGTGTTTCCACGCGCTACGTGTGGCTCCCAATTCAAAACAAGACACAAGCAATGCAAGCGACAAATCTGGGTGGAGCGCAGGCTGTCACCCCACGCCCTCTTGGGCGCAGCGATTACAAGACGCTCGGCCTCGCCGCCCTCGGCGGGGCTCTCGAGTTCTACGACTTCATCATCTTCGTATTCTTCGCGCCAGCAATCGGCCAGCTGTTTTTCCCGGCCGCCATGCCGGAATGGCTGCGCCAGGTGCAAACCTTCGGCATCTTCGCCGCGGGCTATCTGGCACGTCCGCTCGGCGGCATCATCATGGCGCATTTCGGCGATCTGTTCGGCCGCAAGCGCATGTTCACGCTGAGCGTGCTGCTCATGTCCGTGCCGACGCTGATGATGGGCCTCTTGCCTACCTACTCCAGCATCGGCGTGCTGGCGCCGGTCCTGCTGCTGCTGTTTCGCGTGATGCAAGGCGCGGCGGTGGGCGGCGAAGTGCCGGGCGCCTGGGTGTTCGTCTCGGAGCACGTGCCGCAGCGGCACGTCGGCTATGCGTGCGGCACGCTGACGGCGGGCCTCACGGCGGGCATCCTGCTCGGCTCGCTGATCGCCTCGGCGGTGAACCGCCACTTCGCGCCGGCGGAAATCTCCGCGTACGCGTGGCGCATTCCGTTCCTGGTGGGCGGCGTGTTCGGCATGTTCTCGGTCTACCTGCGCCGCTGGCTGCATGAGACGCCGGTGTTCGCCGAACTCAAGCAGCGCAAGGCGATTGCCGCCGAAGTGCCGCTCAAGGCCGTGCTGCGCGACCACGGCCGCGCCGTGATCGTCTCGATGCTGCTTACGTGGATGCTCTCGGCGGCGATCGTCGTGGTGATTCTGATGACGCCGACACTGCTACAGAAGCAGTTTCATATCGCGCCGGCCACCGCATTGCTGGCGAACTGCGTGGCGACGCTGTGCCTGACGATCGGCTGCGTGATGGCGGGCTCGATTGCCGGACGCATTGGCGCGGGGCGCACTATTTTCATCGGCGGCCTCGCGCTGGCGGTGACGTACTACGCGATGTTCCAGCAACTCGCCCTCGATATCTCGGCGCTAGTGCCGCTGTATGCGCTGGCGGGGCTCTTCGTCGGCGTGATCGGTGCAATCCCGTTCGTGATGGTGAAGGCGTTCCCGCCGGTCGTGCGCTTCTCGGGCATCTCGTTCTCGTACAACGTGGCGTACGCGATTTTCGGCGGCCTGACGCCGATTGCCGTGTCGCTCATGATGAAATCCAACCCGATGGCCGCGCCGCTGTACGTCGGCGCGATCTGCATTCTCGGGGCATTGACCACGCTGTTTATCAAAGACGCGCCGCAAAAGCGCTAAACGGAGACTCGGCTTCTGATTGCCGATTCAACTTCGCGATGACGGCGCGCCGCACGGTGCGCCGTTTTTATTTGCAATGAGGAGCGGCGCTGCGAAAAAAGAGCAAGGCCATCTCACAGGCCTGAATTCAGTTATTCGCCGCGTATGTCGTCCGTGTTCAGCAACATTTCGGTCAACCCTTTGCCCGATGGGATCATGGGCCAGACCCGTTCCCGCGCATCGACCACCACATCGACAAAGACAGTCCTGTCGCGCGTGGCAAGCATGTCGAGCAACGTTTCATCCAGATCGGCCTGGCTCTGCACGCGCAGGCCAACATGACCATAGGCTTGCGCGAGCTTGACGAAATCGGGAAGCGAGTCCATATAGGAATGAACGTAGCGCCCCTCGTGATCGACATGCTGCAATTGCCGCACCATCCCGAGCGCGCCATTGTTCAGGCACAGAACCTTCACGTTGATGCCGTATTGCAAACAGGTCGACAGTTCCTGAATGCACATCTGGATCGAACCGTCGCCGGTCACCACGACTACATCTGAGTCGGGCGATGCCAGTTTCGCACCCATCGCATAGGGTAATCCAACCCCCATCGTTCCAAGGCCGCCGGAATTGATCCAGCGACGCGGTTTGTCGAAGCGGTAGTACTGCGCTGCCCACATTTGATGCTGGCCAACGTCAGAGCAGATGATGGTGTTCCCGCCAGCCAGTTCGCAGAGCCGCTCGATCACGTACTGAGGCCTCAGCCACGCCACCGAGTTGTCATACGCCAGGCACTTTCTATCGCGCCATTGCGCAATATTCAGCCACCAGGGCGCGAGGTCTTCACCACGCGCCGCGCTTCCCAACCGGGCGAGCAACTCGGGAATCACATGACGCAAATCGCCGACGATAGGTATGTCGACCTTAACCCGCTTGGAAATGGACGTGGGGTCCACGTCGACGTGAATGATCGTACGGCCGACCTTTGCGAAATCGGCTGGATTTCCGATAACCCGATCATCGAAACGAGTTCCGAGCGCCAGTAAAACGTCGCAGTTCTGCAGCGCCATATTCGCTTCGAACGTTCCGTGCATTCCCGGCATACCGAGAAATCGCCGGTCGGCACCTGGAAACGCCCCCAACCCCATCAGCGTCGTCGTGACGGGATATCCGGTCAGTTCCACAAGCTGTTTGAGTGCCTGTGACGCACCGGCCGAAGTGATGCCGCCTCCAGCGTAAATGAACGGACGTTTGGCGCGTTGAAGCGCCTGGACCGCCCGGTCGATCTGCCGACGATCCCCGTGGGCAGGAGGCGAATACGACCTGACTTCCACTCTGTCTGGATAGACAAACCGGCTGCGCGCTAACAGGACATCTTTCGGAATATCTATCAATACCGGGCCCGGACGCCCCGTGGAGGCAATGTAAAACGCGCGTTTTATCGTCTGGGCGAGCGTGGTTACGTCTCTGACCGAGAAGTTATGCTTGGTAATCGGCCGTGTGATACCTGCGGCATCGCATTCCTGAAAGGCATCTTGCCCGATCAGGCCGGTAGAAACATTGGCGGCAATCACGACAAGTGGAATCGAATCGAAATAGGCGGTTGCTATGCCCGTAATCGCGTTGGTCGCACCGGGACCGGAAGTAACGAGCGCAACCCCGACCTTGCCCGTGACCCGGGCAGAACCGTCTGCGGCATGTAATGCCGCTTGCTCGTGGCGGACAAGGATGTGCTCGACCTGATCCTGTTCGTGAAGCGCGTCGTAGACCGGCAGCGCCGCGCCGCCAGGATAACCCCAAACATACCGCACGCCTTCCTTGCACAGCGCGGCGACTACCATCTCTGCGCCAGACAGGATGTCTGCATTTCTGCCACTGCGGGCAACCATGTCCTGCTCTTTCAAATCAATCTTCATACCGCCGTTGTCCTTCGCGCTCACGTTCCGAATTAAGTGGTCCGCCTCGGCAAGTCGGTACACACGCCTTCATACAACTCGGCGGCCATACCGATCGATTCGCCGAGCGTCGGATGCGGATGAATCGTCTTGCCGATATCCGTTGCGTCCGCACCCATCTCGACCGCGAGACACACTTCGCTGATCAGGTCGCCCGCATTCAGACCGACAATCCCGCCGCCGATCACGCGATGCGTTTCCTCGTCGAACAGCAGCTTCGTGAAGCCTTCGTCGCGGCCATTCGCGATCGCGCGGCCCGATGCCGCCCACGGGAACACCGCTTTGCCGTACCGGATGCCGGCCGCCTTCAACTGGTCTTCCGTCTTGCCGGCCCACGCCACTTCCGGATCGGTGTAAGCCACCGACGGAATCTGCAGCGCGTCGAAATACGCCTTCTCGCCATGCGCCGCTTCTGCCGCTACGTGGCCTTCGTGCACCGCCTTGTGCGCGAGCATCGGTTGACCGACGATATCGCCGATCGCGAAGATATGCGGCACGTTGGTGCGCATCTGCCTGTCGACGTCGATGAAGCCGCGATCCGTCACCGCAACGCCGGCCTTGTCCGCACCGATCTTCTTGCCATTCGGCGTACGGCCGACGGCGACCAGCACCAGGTCATAGCGTTGCGCTTCGGCCGGCGCCTTTTCGCCTTCGAACGAGACGTAGATGCCGTCGTCTTTCGCTTGCGCACCGGTCGTCCTGGTCTTCAGCATGACGTTCGCGAAACGCTTGCTGTTGTACTTTTCCCAGACCTTGACCAGATCGCGATCCGCGCCGGCCATCAGGCCGTCGAGCATTTCGACCACGTCGATCTTCGCGCCGAGCGTGGCGTACACCGTGGCCATTTCAAGACCGATGATGCCGCCGCCGATCACCAGCATGCGTTGCGGAATCTGACGCAGTTCGAGCGCGCCGGTCGAATCGACCACCCGCGGATCTTCCGGAATGAACGGCAGCTTCACCGCTTCCGAGCCCGCGGCGATGATCGCCTGCCTGAACCTGACGACCTTCTTGCCGCCTTCGGTCTGCACTTCCAAGTGATGCGGATCGACGAACGTGCCGTTACCCGTCACGACTTCGACCTTGCGCATCTTCGCCATGCCGGCGAGACCGCCGGTCAGCTTCTTGACCACGCCCGACTTGAAGTCGCGCAGCTTGTCGAGATCGATTTGCGGCTTGCCGAACGTGATGCCGTGCGCGCCGAGCGCTTCGGCTTCGTCGATCACGAGCGCGGTGTGCAGCAGCGCCTTCGACGGAATACAGCCGACGTTCAGACACACGCCGCCGAGCGTCGCGTAACGTTCGACGAGCACGGTCTTCATGCCGAGATCGGCCGAGCGGAACGCCGCCGAATAGCCGCCGGGCCCGGAGACGAGCACGAGCATGTCGCATTCGATATCCGCGCTGCCGGAGAAGCTGCCCGCTTGCGGAGCGGGTGCTGCCGCCTTGGCCGGAGCCGCCGCTGCTTGGACGGCTTGCGCGGCTTGCGGTTTGGCCTCCGCCTGCGCGGGCGCTTCACGTGCCGGCGGGACCGAGGCAACCAGCGCATCCGCACTGTCCATTGTCACAACGACGGTTCCCCGCGAGACCAGATCACCTACCCTGACTCTCACTTCCTTGATCGTGCCGGCGGCTGGACTGGGCACATCCAGGGTCGCCTTGTCCGATTCGAGCGTTATTAGCGACTGCTCTTTCTCGACGCGGTCCCCTGCCTGCACCAGTACTTCGATGACCGGTATATTCTTGTAGTCGCCGATATCCGGGACCTCGACCAAGCTCGCCTTCATTGCAGCGGCTCCCATCACAAAGACACCCGACGAAAATCGCCGAGCAATGAGGACAGGTGGGCATTAGAACGCCCCGCCTGCGCGCCATCGATCACCCGGTGATCCCACGAAAGCGAAAGCGGCAGAATCAGGCGCGGCACGAACTGCTCGCCGTCCCAAACAGGTTTCATCGCACCACGCGACAGACCAAGAATGGCGACTTCAGGCGCATTGATGATCGGCGTGAAATTCGTGCCGCCAATGCCGCCCAAAGAAGAAATCGAGAAGCACCCGCCTTGCATCTGATCCGGCTTCAACTTGCCGTCGCGCGCGGCCTTCGACAGCTCGGCCATTTCCTTCGCGATCTCGATCAAGCCCTTCCTGTCCGCGTCGCGAATGACAGGCACGACCAGCCCATTCGGCGTGTCGGCCGCAAACCCGATATGGAAGTACTGCTTGAACACCAGGTTGTCGCCGTCGAGGCTGGCATTGAACGTCGGGAACTGCTTCAAAGCAGAAACAACAGCCTTGATCACGAAAGCCAGCATGGTGATCTTCACACCGGCCTTTTCGTTTTCCTTGTTCAACTGCACGCGCAGCGCTTCGAGATCGGTGATATCCGCTTCGTCGTTATTCGTGACGTGCGGAATCATGACCCAGTTGCGATGTAGATTCGCGCCCGAAATCTTCTTGATGCGCGACAGCGGCTTCGAATCGACCGGACCGAACTTCGTGAAGTCGACCTTCGGCCACGGCAGCAGATTCAGCTCGCCGCCACCCGCCGCAGCCGGCGCCGCGCGCCGAGCGGTCATCACACTCTTGATGAACGCGGTTACGTCGGCTTGCGTGATCCGTTCTTTCGGACCCGTGCCCAGCACCTGCGTCACGTCGACGCCGAGTTCGCGCGCGAACTTGCGTGCAGAGGGCGACGCGTGGCCCGCCTGTCGGTCGCCTATGCCAGCCGGAATGAGGGGTGGCTGAATGGCAGCTTGAGTGGATGCTTGAGTGGATGCTTGAGTGGATAACTGAGTGGCTGACTCAGTGCGTTCCTGAGCGAGCGCCTGCGGCGAAGGCAACGCGGGCGACAGAGCTGCCGGTGCGTTAGCCGGCTTTTCCGCCGCCGGCACTGTCGCCTGAACTGGAGCCGTCGCGTCGCGTTCGGCTTCGACCATCACGATCACCGTGCCTTCCGAGACGATATCGCCGACCTTGACTTTCAGTTCCTTGATGATGCCAGCGGCCGAACTCGGCACGTCCATGGTCGCCTTGTCGGATTCGAGCGTCACGAGCGACTGCTCTTTCTCGACACGGTCCCCCACCTTCACCGCGACCTCGATCACGGGAATGTTCTTGTAGTCGCCGATATCCGGAACGCTTACTTCCATTACCGTCACGAATTATTCTCCAGTTCCGCTTCAGTGCCGCCATACAACCTGATTAGCATGTCGAAGTATCTATCGTCCAATGCGAGCCGTGTGCCGCAAACGGTTCGCAACGCTGGACATGTCGAACTTTCTGCCAGGCCCAGGGTTGCACGTTATCGTGATGTCGACATTGCGACCCACAGCTCGTTTCATATCTATGCACAGAAAAAAGCCCACCCAGATGTGGGCTTCCTGCGCTCGCTCCGCCAACTTCGACAGAAACCGCGACTGTGATTCTCAGCCGTCGCGGAAGATGAAGCTATAGCCGTTCAGCGCGGGGACGCCGCCCAGATGGGCATAAAGCACCCGCGAACCCTCGGGAAACTCGCCATTGCGGACTTTGTCGATCATGCCGTGCATCGACTTGCCTTCGTAGACCGGGTCCGTCAGCATGCCTTCGAGCTTCGCACACAGGCGGATCGACTCAAGCGTGCCGTCACTGGGAAGGCCATACTCCGGGCCGCCATAACGGTCGTCGAGCACCACGTCCTTTGCCGTAATGGCGCGCCCCAGTCCGACCTTGTCGGCGGTATTCTGCGCGATGCGCAGAATCTGGGCGTGTGTCTTTTCCGGCTTCGCCGACGCGTCGATACCGATCACCCGATCCGCGCGGCCGTCCGCGGCAAAGCCCACCACCATGCCCGCTTGCGTGCTGCCAGTGACAGAACATACGACGATGTAGTCGAACTTGAATCCGAGCTCTGCTTCCTGCTGGCGAACTTCTTCAGCAAAGCCAACGAATCCCAGACCGCCAAGCGGATGATCCGAGCAGCCTGCCGGGATGGCATAGGGTTTTCCGCCTTCCGCCCGAACGTCCTCGAGCGCGTCTTCCCAGCTCCTTCTGAAGCCGATATCGAATCCATCCGGAACCAGTCGTACGTCAGCGCCCATGATGCGCGACATCTGAATATTGCCGACCCGGTCGTACACTGCGTCGCTGTAGTTGACCCAGTTCTCCTGAACCAGCACGCACTTCATTCCGAGGTGTGCCGCGACCGCTGCCACCTGGCGAGTCTGATTCGACTGGATGCCACCAATCGAAACAAGGGTGTCGCAGCCTTGGGCGAGTGCCTCCGGGATCAGATACTCAAGCTTGCGTGTCTTGTTACCGCCAAAAGCCAGGCCGCTGTTGCAATCCTCCCGCTTGGCGTACAGCTCGACTTTGCCCCCGAGATGATCGCTCAGACGTTTCAGCGGCTGGATCGGAGTCGGACCAAACGTGAGCGGGTGGCGGGGAAATTTGTTCAGGTTCATAGCGATTTCCAGTGTTAGAAGGTCGGCCTCGCAGAGACGGAAGCCCGGATGGCCTTTCGATAGAGGACGTTGAACATGTTACAAATTTCCGAAAAAACATGGGTTGTGTTTTTTATCCGCAATTTTTAATCTTTACGAACGTTCCTTTCTAACGGCAACTTTTTATTAATTATGACCCTTGAAAATCATAATAAAATTACGTCGAGACGATACTCCCGATAGAAGATATCCGCG
Above is a genomic segment from Paraburkholderia aromaticivorans containing:
- the aceF gene encoding dihydrolipoyllysine-residue acetyltransferase, whose protein sequence is MEVSVPDIGDYKNIPVIEVAVKVGDRVEKEQSLVTLESDKATMDVPSSAAGIIKELKVKVGDIVSEGTVIVMVEAERDATAPVQATVPAAEKPANAPAALSPALPSPQALAQERTESATQLSTQASTQASTQAAIQPPLIPAGIGDRQAGHASPSARKFARELGVDVTQVLGTGPKERITQADVTAFIKSVMTARRAAPAAAGGGELNLLPWPKVDFTKFGPVDSKPLSRIKKISGANLHRNWVMIPHVTNNDEADITDLEALRVQLNKENEKAGVKITMLAFVIKAVVSALKQFPTFNASLDGDNLVFKQYFHIGFAADTPNGLVVPVIRDADRKGLIEIAKEMAELSKAARDGKLKPDQMQGGCFSISSLGGIGGTNFTPIINAPEVAILGLSRGAMKPVWDGEQFVPRLILPLSLSWDHRVIDGAQAGRSNAHLSSLLGDFRRVSL
- the lpdA gene encoding dihydrolipoyl dehydrogenase; its protein translation is MKASLVEVPDIGDYKNIPVIEVLVQAGDRVEKEQSLITLESDKATLDVPSPAAGTIKEVRVRVGDLVSRGTVVVTMDSADALVASVPPAREAPAQAEAKPQAAQAVQAAAAPAKAAAPAPQAGSFSGSADIECDMLVLVSGPGGYSAAFRSADLGMKTVLVERYATLGGVCLNVGCIPSKALLHTALVIDEAEALGAHGITFGKPQIDLDKLRDFKSGVVKKLTGGLAGMAKMRKVEVVTGNGTFVDPHHLEVQTEGGKKVVRFRQAIIAAGSEAVKLPFIPEDPRVVDSTGALELRQIPQRMLVIGGGIIGLEMATVYATLGAKIDVVEMLDGLMAGADRDLVKVWEKYNSKRFANVMLKTRTTGAQAKDDGIYVSFEGEKAPAEAQRYDLVLVAVGRTPNGKKIGADKAGVAVTDRGFIDVDRQMRTNVPHIFAIGDIVGQPMLAHKAVHEGHVAAEAAHGEKAYFDALQIPSVAYTDPEVAWAGKTEDQLKAAGIRYGKAVFPWAASGRAIANGRDEGFTKLLFDEETHRVIGGGIVGLNAGDLISEVCLAVEMGADATDIGKTIHPHPTLGESIGMAAELYEGVCTDLPRRTT
- a CDS encoding 1-aminocyclopropane-1-carboxylate deaminase, whose translation is MNLNKFPRHPLTFGPTPIQPLKRLSDHLGGKVELYAKREDCNSGLAFGGNKTRKLEYLIPEALAQGCDTLVSIGGIQSNQTRQVAAVAAHLGMKCVLVQENWVNYSDAVYDRVGNIQMSRIMGADVRLVPDGFDIGFRRSWEDALEDVRAEGGKPYAIPAGCSDHPLGGLGFVGFAEEVRQQEAELGFKFDYIVVCSVTGSTQAGMVVGFAADGRADRVIGIDASAKPEKTHAQILRIAQNTADKVGLGRAITAKDVVLDDRYGGPEYGLPSDGTLESIRLCAKLEGMLTDPVYEGKSMHGMIDKVRNGEFPEGSRVLYAHLGGVPALNGYSFIFRDG
- a CDS encoding dihydrodipicolinate synthase family protein, which encodes MAHIWEGVLPAVTTKFNADFSIDRAWTGKNIEAQIEAGVDGIIVCGSLGEASTLSLDEKLQVLDIAVEASRGRVPVLLTIAENSTLDACRQAEAGSRHGAAGYMVLPGLRYLSDRRETLHHFRSVADASALPLMIYNNPLAYGVDMTPDMFAEIADEKKIVAIKESCGDVRRVTDLINAVGDRFAILCGVDNLAMEAILMGAHGWVAGLVCAFPRETVVIYKLLKAGRLEEARTIYRWFAPLLALDVSAKLVQNIKLAEAIVGLGTEPVRPPRLPLAGDERKAVEALIRKAIETRPALPQI
- a CDS encoding response regulator transcription factor, producing MRIAILQRDPVMRQSIEKVLTTASHTCTAFDDGLSMSRMLARSTVDMLVLDWQGLRLSGAEVLRAARSAGGDRLPVMFASADMAEEHVVRAFVAGADDYVGLPLRAAEFRERVAALLRRAYPDRFSASSFDVGPYHFDTRRQLVMLRGQPVQLSGTQYRLASLFFSNIGRVLSRDHIFAMVWGREFREFTRTIDSHVSRLRLLLEIEPQNEFRLQPVYKSGYRLLHLRHGESADSDSDSDSDVERQAA
- the ilvB gene encoding biosynthetic-type acetolactate synthase large subunit translates to MKIDLKEQDMVARSGRNADILSGAEMVVAALCKEGVRYVWGYPGGAALPVYDALHEQDQVEHILVRHEQAALHAADGSARVTGKVGVALVTSGPGATNAITGIATAYFDSIPLVVIAANVSTGLIGQDAFQECDAAGITRPITKHNFSVRDVTTLAQTIKRAFYIASTGRPGPVLIDIPKDVLLARSRFVYPDRVEVRSYSPPAHGDRRQIDRAVQALQRAKRPFIYAGGGITSAGASQALKQLVELTGYPVTTTLMGLGAFPGADRRFLGMPGMHGTFEANMALQNCDVLLALGTRFDDRVIGNPADFAKVGRTIIHVDVDPTSISKRVKVDIPIVGDLRHVIPELLARLGSAARGEDLAPWWLNIAQWRDRKCLAYDNSVAWLRPQYVIERLCELAGGNTIICSDVGQHQMWAAQYYRFDKPRRWINSGGLGTMGVGLPYAMGAKLASPDSDVVVVTGDGSIQMCIQELSTCLQYGINVKVLCLNNGALGMVRQLQHVDHEGRYVHSYMDSLPDFVKLAQAYGHVGLRVQSQADLDETLLDMLATRDRTVFVDVVVDARERVWPMIPSGKGLTEMLLNTDDIRGE
- a CDS encoding MFS transporter; its protein translation is MQATNLGGAQAVTPRPLGRSDYKTLGLAALGGALEFYDFIIFVFFAPAIGQLFFPAAMPEWLRQVQTFGIFAAGYLARPLGGIIMAHFGDLFGRKRMFTLSVLLMSVPTLMMGLLPTYSSIGVLAPVLLLLFRVMQGAAVGGEVPGAWVFVSEHVPQRHVGYACGTLTAGLTAGILLGSLIASAVNRHFAPAEISAYAWRIPFLVGGVFGMFSVYLRRWLHETPVFAELKQRKAIAAEVPLKAVLRDHGRAVIVSMLLTWMLSAAIVVVILMTPTLLQKQFHIAPATALLANCVATLCLTIGCVMAGSIAGRIGAGRTIFIGGLALAVTYYAMFQQLALDISALVPLYALAGLFVGVIGAIPFVMVKAFPPVVRFSGISFSYNVAYAIFGGLTPIAVSLMMKSNPMAAPLYVGAICILGALTTLFIKDAPQKR
- a CDS encoding 4-hydroxyproline epimerase, coding for MSIMKTLDIIDSHTGGEPTRLVVSGGPDLGGGTLAQRLDVLRTQFDDWRAGIVTEPRGSDVVVGALLCEPDDPTCAAGVIFFNNVGYLGMCGHGTIGLIVSLAHLGRIGPGRHRIETPVGIVEATLNEDGSVAVRNVPACRYRESVRVDVPGHGVLSGDIGWGGNWFFLVADHGRVLEASRIGELTAFSGAIRDALIAQRITGAGGALIDHIELFAPGSRDGIDSRSFVLCPGNAYDRSPCGTGTSAKVACLAADGKLAEGAVWRQESIIGSVFEASYRHAGDGVHVIPTITGHAYITAQARLCFDERDPFAWGIRTA